One genomic region from Rosa rugosa chromosome 1, drRosRugo1.1, whole genome shotgun sequence encodes:
- the LOC133725163 gene encoding aromatic aminotransferase ISS1 — protein MGSHLKLAKRAVETDMPVMVQIQQLIRGAKNAVSLAQGVVHWQPPKQALDKVKELVWEPSISRYGADEGMPELREALVKKLQEENKLCKSSVMVTAGANQAFVNLVLTLCDAGDSVVMFAPYYFNAYMSFQMTGVTNILVGPGQPDTLYPDADWLEKTLSETKPTPKLVTVVNPGNPSGTYIPEPLLKRISDICREAGSWLVVDNTYEYFMYDDLKHSCVEGNHIVNIFSFSKAYGMMGWRVGYIAYPSEAEGFGTQLLKVQDNIPICASILSQHLALCSLEVGPEWVVERVKGLVKNREIVLEALSPLGKQSVKGGEGAIYLWAKLPDKYVDDFEIVRWLAHRHGVVVIPGSACGCPGNLRISFGGLLEDDCKAAADRLRRGLEELVKDGMVK, from the exons ATGGGTTCCCATCTAAAACTTGCAAAGAGGGCTGTGGAGACTGATATGCCGGTCATGGTTCAG ATACAACAATTGATCCGAGGAGCCAAAAATGCTGTGTCTCTGGCGCAG GGAGTAGTTCATTGGCAACCACCCAAACAGGCACTGGATAAGGTGAAAGAACTTGTATGGGAGCCTTCAATTAGTCGTTATGGTGCTGATGAAGGTATGCCTGAACTCAGGGAGGCATTGGTAAAAAAG TTGCAAGAGGAAAACAAGTTATGCAAATCTTCGGTTATGGTTACTGCAGGGGCAAATCAG GCATTTGTGAATCTTGTTCTTACATTGTGTGATGCTGGAGACTCTGTTGTCATGTTTGCACCATACTACTTCAATGCCTACATGTCCTTCCAGATGACTGGAGTTACTAATATACTTGTGGGTCCTGGTCAACCAGATACACTTTATCCAGATGCAG ACTGGTTGGAGAAAACACTGTCAGAAACAAAACCAACCCCAAAACTTGTCACAGTTGTTAATCCTGGCAACCCATCTGGAACCTACATTCCAGAACCTCTTCTtaag AGGATTTCAGATATTTGCAGAGAGGCTGGATCATGGCTTGTTGTGGACAATACATACGA GTATTTTATGTATGATGATTTAAAGCATTCTTGTGTGGAGGGTAATCACATTGTCAACATCTTTTCCTTCTCAAAAGCTTATGGGATGATGGGATGGCGAGTTGGCTAT ATAGCATACCCATCTGAAGCAGAGGGCTTTGGTACTCAACTCCTCAAAGTTCAAGATAACATTCCCATCTGTGCTTCAATACTTTCACAACATCTTGCCCTCTGCTCATTAGAAGTGGGACCTGAATGGGTTGTTGAAAGAGTGAAAGGTCTTGTCAAGAACAGAGAAATTGTTTTAGAAGCGCTCTCCCCACTCGGAAAACAGTCTGTTAAAGGTGGAGAAGGTGCTATATACCTGTGGGCCAAGCTTCCAGACAAATATGTAGATGACTTTGAAATTGTTCGCTGGCTTGCTCACAGGCATGGGGTGGTGGTGATTCCTGGAAGCGCATGTGGGTGCCCTGGAAATTTGAGAATCTCCTTTGGTGGCCTGTTAGAGGATGACTGCAAAGCTGCTGCAGACAGGCTGAGAAGAGGGTTAGAAGAATTGGTCAAAGATGGAATGGTCAAGTAA